AAAAATTTCATCCGCGTGCGGGAATCGGCTCTTATTTGCGTATTCCTTGCGGTCATCGATGATGGTCACTTTGAAGTTCATCATTTTTCCGATCACGGACAACGGCAGCGCGATGTGTCCGGCCCCGCAAATGACAAGATTTTTAACGCCTGCGAAGGGTTCGATGAAGACCTTGATCTGCCCCCCGCAAACCGACTGTCCCTCCTGTCCGAAATAATCATAAGTGACCACGGCCGGCTGGCGGGTCTTGATGGCCTTTTGGCATTCCAGGACGGTGGCTTTTTCATTTCTGCCGCCGCCGATGCTTCCGACCAGGGTCCCATCCTGGAGAACGACCATTTTGGCCCCGGCCTTGCGCGGAGTTCCCTTCAGGGTGCTTTCCACCACCGTGGCAAAGGCATAACTTTGTCCCTTTTGGGCGGCCTCGTAGGCCTTTTTGATCACGGGATCCATGGTTTGTTTTTGAGGGAAAATGAGGGTTATTTTTTGAGATATGCGCGGATGATTTTCTGCTCTTCCACGGGGCGGTCATTGGCCCCGGTTTCCGTATTGGCGATCCGCTCGACAACGTAATAGCCGTCAACAACCTCGCCGAAAATCGTATAATTCATGTTGAGTTCGGGCCGGGGCGCCACGGTAATGAAGAATTGGCTGGCGTTCGTGTCGGGGCCGGCGTTGGCCATGGCCAAAATTCCTGGTTTGTCAAACCCAGCCTTGGAGGAAACTTCGTTCGGAAATGTCTTGCCCCAGATGCTTTGCCCGCCACGCCCGTTTCCGGTGGGGTCGCCCCCCTGGATCATAAAACCAGCGATGACCCTGTGAAAAAGGACGCCGTCATAATACCCCTTTTCGGCCAATTTGACGAAATTTTGCGTCGCTTTCGGCGCAATTTGCGGATTGAGCTTCAGTTCAATGACCCCTTTGTTGGTCTCAAGGACAACAATTGGAGTTTTTTGGGCACAGGCCGCGCATAAAAAAATGATCGCGAAAACAGCGGGATAAAAAGCGGGAGTATTTTGCTTAAGCATCTTTTTTGTTTTCGGGATCATCCGGGACCTCGTTTGCTTTTGACGTGTTATCGGGGATTTCCTGTTTCTGATCTGCGTCCCCTTTCTCTGGTGCTTTTTCTGTCTTCTCGGCATGCTGAGGGTTTTCAGCCTGGGCATTCT
The sequence above is a segment of the Candidatus Omnitrophota bacterium genome. Coding sequences within it:
- a CDS encoding XdhC/CoxI family protein encodes the protein MDPVIKKAYEAAQKGQSYAFATVVESTLKGTPRKAGAKMVVLQDGTLVGSIGGGRNEKATVLECQKAIKTRQPAVVTYDYFGQEGQSVCGGQIKVFIEPFAGVKNLVICGAGHIALPLSVIGKMMNFKVTIIDDRKEYANKSRFPHADEIFLGNHAKELARIPVTQDSCVMIVTQGNEYDFECLKTVIDSPAAYVGVISSKAKKIKFFNRLKGMGYDQKKLARIRIPAGIDIGSQTPEEIAVSIAAEIISTLNTEWVGTAKFKDKKASAKPKTGG
- a CDS encoding peptidylprolyl isomerase, with the translated sequence MLKQNTPAFYPAVFAIIFLCAACAQKTPIVVLETNKGVIELKLNPQIAPKATQNFVKLAEKGYYDGVLFHRVIAGFMIQGGDPTGNGRGGQSIWGKTFPNEVSSKAGFDKPGILAMANAGPDTNASQFFITVAPRPELNMNYTIFGEVVDGYYVVERIANTETGANDRPVEEQKIIRAYLKK